Part of the Engystomops pustulosus chromosome 4, aEngPut4.maternal, whole genome shotgun sequence genome is shown below.
gaggaaatgaaaatcatcaatttttaggaaaatttttatgtgtttttttttttggccgttaaccataccatgaaaatagtatattatttttattctatgggtcgccacatttatgaaaatacttcatttatatatatttttttattttttcccatttttactgaataaaaagtaatttggcaaaattgttgttaattttagcatcaccgacttacatatgcataacttttttatttttcacctcaaaaatctgtttaagggcttattttttgcaagaatgatagctctttttagtggtcttattttagattgcgtaactttttaaaatcacttttttagagcatttttaaagggcattaataaaaaatcatctttatcagagagagtttttttaggttgttttttacggggttcactttgcggatctaataacgattctgttttattatacagattgttacggacgcagggataccaaatatgtgggggttttgtgtattttattcaattgtactgaataaaaactaatttggagaaaatcttattcattttagcatcaccatctttttatatgcataacttttttattttttggcagacaaatcttgttaggggcttattttttgcgagaacagttgttctttttagtgggcttattttggagtgcataacattttttaaatcactttttagagcattttttatagggtattaattaaaaattatcttttttcggaacgttttttgcgtttttttcctccggcgtttaccgtgcgggtccagtaacaattctgttttattatgcagattgttacggacgcggcaataccaaatatgcgggttttttttgtgtttttatgttttttatactttattaagtttttttatgggaaagtgacattttaggggcttatatttttatgtattaattttttatttattataatgtgtagtgttaactgtttttgcatatttttaattatacatacttgaacttaaaccagtgatgctctgatcactggtttaagttcaatacactgctctacaatactattttattgtagagcagtgtaaactgtctgagcaagcttgcgcatgctcagacagtttacagccagacccggaaggggtctggctgccatggagaccgggcagctccggggcacatgccagtcctcggagctgcccggcagaggatcggatcccccggtaagcggcacgggggatccgatccacagcgcttacacccttacacgccgcggtcatgtttgaccgcggcgtgtaaggggttaacacccgcgatcggagccggctccgatcgcgggtgttagcgcaggctgtcagctgtactagacagctgacagccgctgcttctggtaccggctccgttcgtgagccggtgccagaagcaggacgttatagaacgtccccgtgcgctaagcatctagccccggggacgtactataacgtcctggtgcgcctaggggttaagctcCTGTGAGAAggcccctcattcctattgtttcatttgaTTATGTTAATTCTATGTAATGTCTGGgtctgttttatttgtatatgaaccccatgatctgtactaGTCCGGGCTATAAGGGCTCCCTCACACCTTTTGCCCCATAGCAGACGCTATGCCTGCTACAGTTGTAGTTATAACCTGGCCTCAGAATATGGGTGTCACATGGTGTTATCTATTAGATGCAGCGATTGAGGCAGTACGGGTGCTATACAATGACATCCATATGTTGTTTAGGCCTCTGCATCACTAGGGATTGACTGGGGAGTCCGGAAAAGAGAAATCTTTACAAGTTCTGCCTACATTATTATGATATAGAGGAAAGCCGGGGAGGAAAGTCAAGTTGTTCAGTAAAAATAATACCACCAATAAACCCAAAGAAACTTTCACATAGTAAAAACATGGATTCCTCTGAAGTCACTATTCTCTTTGTAAATGCTATTTCTTAGCTACAGATTCTTAGCcaattacttccacatacaaacAATAGGTTAAAAACATATaacacagcatgaaggggctcggtgaaggtggtggtgaaggtgtgtaagtgtctgatggggtcacacagctcataGAAGGACAACTCCCCCGCCTCATAATCCAGACAGATCCGGACTCTATCGCTGGAGATATTGTGAGGTAACCTGAACCCttcactgtcatgtatcactgaGTACTTATTATTATACCTCTGCAAACACCAGGACTTCTTATTATTTCCAATATATGACTGATCTCCCCTTCTGTCTATACTGTGATAACACATCCCGACCCTCCAATCCACTATTTTACTGCtctccacatcccagtaatgtCGTCCTGAGGTAAATCTCCGGCTGCTCATCACCTGAGGAAAATCCTGGAATCTCTCTGCTGTTTTTGGACGATTCTGGTTATTTTGTGTGCAGGTTGCAGTTTTCAGGTCGTCTGATATATGGAGATTATTATGAGCCGTGTTTACATCAAGTAATATGTCTCCAGGACCCTCCACATAGATCCCGCTCCTTATACCTGATATTATGTCACATACTGTGTCTAAAAtcacagtcacatccagaccatCTACATCATGGCGCTGgttatcatgtccccctgtgtcctcatcacctcccccctcctcaggatcacacaagtcacctgtgtctggttcctgtaacacagtcagtggatcagtcatgttacacagctcctcaatgtgcCTCATCTTCCTGGACAGCTCGTCCTTCTGTATCTCCAGCTTCTGGATCAGAGCAGATAGTGAGAGAGATTCTTCCTTCTCCTGGCTGGAGATCTCACTCAGGATCCTcttctccaggtcctccagtcgtctcctgatgtctataaacagggcagtgactctctCGACGTCTCCAGAAGTTTTTTCCTGAGCATTTCTCCTTCTCTCCTTCAGACTTTGGACTctttcctcagtctcctctctctttGTGATTAGTTTCTGAAGAACATTTCTTAACTTCTCCTTCTTCTGTTTAGAAGCCTCCTCCATTAACTCCATTCTATGTCCATTATGTTCTCTAGTTATACCACAGGACACACAAATACAAGTCGCATCCACAGTGCAATAATACTTTAAGATCTTCTTATGGACAGAACATCTTCTGTTCTCCAGGGAAGTGCTGGGATCACAAAACACGTGTTCTGGTGACCTGATGTGAACTTTTATGTGTTTATCACACAGAGAAGCTTCACAATGTAGACAGGACctcacagcaggtacaggagagtCCACACAGTAAGTGCAGCAGatcccagtgatctcctcatggTTTGGCTGAGTAAGCAAGAATCGTTCTGATACATTATGAAGATTTATGTTCCTCATCAGTGGTGGCTTCTCCGGAAACTCTTCTCTACATTCAGGACAGGAATAACCTCCAGACCCGTCCTGTGTATTCAGGTGCTGATCAATACAgacccggcagaagttgtgtccacatctcagcGTTACAGGATCCTTAAAAACACATAAACAGACAGAGCAGAGCAGCTCCTCTCTCAGATCAGCAGACGCCATGACTGATAGAAGGCGGAAGAAATTAAAATGTATCTGAGGCAGGACAAGCTAAAAAGTTGTAGTCACACCCATTCATTTAACCATTTAATTacctttacatatttttttcatcACTGGTTTGCATAATTACATGGGAAAACACATGGTTCACCAGAATcatctaattaaaaaaaaggagTGAACATTATCCACAGACCTTAAACGGGTACGTGTACTGTGGGGGTTACAATCACTAACCCCCTTTTCAATGCGCTGACTGAAGCTTTTGTAGGAACGGCAGTGACTCGTGGCAGCAGCTGTGACTAGATATAGAGAAGCCACTGACAAGCACCGAGATCTGTGCCCATTGCAAGTTAACAATCTGACTAGTATGGTGTTTTCTAGTATGATGATAGTAATGAACTAACCTAAAACCATTGCCCTcgctctttttcgtttttgtgttttcatgttTTTCTGCCCTCTAGTAAATATCCGTAACTTTTTTATTCATCTGTGTATAGAGCCCTTATTTTTTTGTACTGCACTTCCTAGttgtggtattgaatattccttgtcgtgtactgggaagagggaaaaaattccaaatacagtgaaattgacaaaaaaacgcatttgcgccatttgggCCCTGCTTTTACTGCTTTCTTTGTGCATGCTAAATAAAAACtaataataccaaatttatatactttttcttaccattttttttttaaataaagccttttgcacaaaaaaatctttgtttcgacatattctgatgctaataactttttcacactttggcgtACAGAGCTGTGAGAGGTGTCATCTTTTcactgtacaactttttgatcaccttttgttccgtttttatttttttactctttaCTGCGGTAAAATAGTTCAAGAGGTTTCAAGATTGTTTTACATCAAAGTTTTACATTATGGATGAGAACACTACAGACTTGCCGCCGacgccctttttgtttttgcattttccattttttactctgcaccttcaataatctataacttttttatttttccatgtacagagctgtgtgagggcttgttttctgcataacaaattgcacttcctagtgatggtattgaatattccatgccgtgtactgggaagcgggaaaaaaattcccattGCAGTTAAAATGGtgagaaaaatgcatttgcgccattttcttgtgggtttggattttacggttttcactgtgcgccctaaattacaggtctactttattctttgggtcggtgccatcacggggatacaaaatttgtataggttttataatgtattcatacatttacaaaaattaaaacctcctatacaaaacaaaaattattctggcgctaaaaactttttcatacttcagtgtacggagctgtacggggtgtcatttttgcaacttttgatgatgttttcaatactACCAATTTAAGGACTATACGGCCTTTTCATCACCTTTTattgaattttgtatatttttcaaaatggaaaaagagTGGCATTTGAGCTCTATTTTCAGTTGGGGTGGGAAtaatggttattatattttgaaagatctgaCATCCTGGGACGCTGTGCTACAGTTTTTcagactttaaccctaggttgtctgattaatacTACCATgccctgccatactacagtatagcagtatatggggattttcctcctcattcattgcaatgtgcaaatagcacatttcaatgaaagggttaaatttaGACAGCCATGGGTCTTCGTATGATCCAaggatgtcatgtgaccagatcaccACTCccggatgacgtcatggggagcgacgatcttcaccAGAAGGCagtgctaacacccgcgatcaagtGTTACCCGGGTGATTGGGTGTTACCGTGCTAGCgcgttaccagtgggtgtttgctgtaatatgcagcaaacatcctctgggtatggagagggctcagcccgtgagccctctccaaacattgCCAGGCAATGTCACAcgtgtttaaggggttaaaaatggacCGATTTAAGTATTCTGGAACTAATGGATGAATATCAGGAGGAAGAAGAAGCTATTGAAATTGCTGGCCCATTTTCAGCAGCTGGAGCCATGGCAGCTTCCCAGAATTCTGGTGAGAACTTGGAAGAAGATACCTGTGGTGCTGCTGTTGTCTCTGTCACTCAGGCCACAACCACACCAGATGTAGAGGGGTCTGTCAGGGCTACTACCAGACCATGCAGAGGAGGATCATCATTTGCTTAAACTTCTGGATCTTTACAAAATGTTGATGATGAGGTCACCAAGTATATTATGCGTCAAAGAAACGAGGCGATCTGGAAgcgtgtacacaatggggcacatatacttacaaaGTCGGACAGTTCACTACAAGTGCATTAGCATAATCTTATTACACAAATACACTAAGAACACGGTCGGACCGACCGAcggcacgtcccctaatttgtgccacatggaagccagcgcagctgtgccacaaaagtgtTGCGCAGACACAATAGTAGCGCAGACAcatcttaaatacctatgcaagcctagaagaacgtgtacagtccaacaaaagtgcggcacaaagcccttagtaaatgagccccaatgtcttgtcCCATATATCCAAGAAAAAGAAGTGGATAATGCGCTTTCAATGTGCTATATGGATACTTATAGTTGATTTTACTCCCCCTAATGACTCTATAGAGGTTTTTGTGGCCATCGGGCAGTGGCGTTTGTATGGACTTCCCACCTGTACCTCCTGCAAGACCCTTGCATGGGCCAATGGATTTTTCCCAAGCAGAGGGGCACTATAGTGCATATTCCcagtcaggggcataactaggagagacagggccccatagcagacttctgaatgcttaaaaataaaaaaacgtatGGATCCTTTATAACCCttccacttaaaaatatacatatttgtatactcacacatgtgagttatattcacacacatttctacacagacatatatatatatatatatatataaaactgagTATATGTACAAATGTATGTATGTCGCTAAAGGAATCTATACCGTCGCGTTTGCAGTCACcacattttgcacagccgctctctgtgactcaggaaacGTCATAGACTCAAttctgagccaaaattttcactctgaactttccaaaatacacttattacccaccatatacaggagccattgtctcctGCTGCTACTGTGGCAGTTGTAAGCTGagtcgtgattggttgctgttcggccacaggtcattaatatgagttctgagctgtgattggttactacaggcaatgagtataagacacttatgtgtgaggtaagatggagacagacagacagtcagtgacagagtctgacagacaggctgtgacaggaactgagacaggctgtgacagggatagacagacagacaggctgtgacagggactgacagtcagtgacaggtaaaatattttttatgtctattttgttatagctaagagcagttatctactatcccgggcaatgcccAGGAGACATcgatagttatatatatatatatatatatatatatatatatatatatatatactgtatatatacatatacaccagacagaaaactggcacaggggctttagtaaatctgagCCACTATACACAAAGGATAGACCATCACCTCTATTCCATACATGTAATAATCTTACATTTCATATATCCTGAGGTAAAATGTTCACCTCTTCCAAGCGATCTTCTGAACAAATGTTATTATCCAATCAGGATAGTGTCAAGTCATTAATGATCGCTGGtggtataaagaaaaaaatacatctGCGGCCTACAAGTCAATCCAAGTGTCCCATGTGAGTGAAGCC
Proteins encoded:
- the LOC140126127 gene encoding E3 ubiquitin/ISG15 ligase TRIM25-like is translated as MASADLREELLCSVCLCVFKDPVTLRCGHNFCRVCIDQHLNTQDGSGGYSCPECREEFPEKPPLMRNINLHNVSERFLLTQPNHEEITGICCTYCVDSPVPAVRSCLHCEASLCDKHIKVHIRSPEHVFCDPSTSLENRRCSVHKKILKYYCTVDATCICVSCGITREHNGHRMELMEEASKQKKEKLRNVLQKLITKREETEERVQSLKERRRNAQEKTSGDVERVTALFIDIRRRLEDLEKRILSEISSQEKEESLSLSALIQKLEIQKDELSRKMRHIEELCNMTDPLTVLQEPDTGDLCDPEEGGGDEDTGGHDNQRHDVDGLDVTVILDTVCDIISGIRSGIYVEGPGDILLDVNTAHNNLHISDDLKTATCTQNNQNRPKTAERFQDFPQVMSSRRFTSGRHYWDVESSKIVDWRVGMCYHSIDRRGDQSYIGNNKKSWCLQRYNNKYSVIHDSEGFRLPHNISSDRVRICLDYEAGELSFYELCDPIRHLHTFTTTFTEPLHAVLYVFNLLFVCGSNWLRICS